The following proteins are co-located in the Streptomyces asiaticus genome:
- a CDS encoding bile acid:sodium symporter, protein MRVLIQRTEDGGIPIGFGQLGDIAVQLLLPFLAGQMLRRWISDWLGRHRAVISVCDRASIPLVVYSAFSRGMTTGIWQRVSPARPALLGTLCALLLGVVLLLANRCARVLRLPRGPGDRGPLRCHQEPGQRTAHGLRADSGGPVAVIVLPLMHTLQRQADSTFSTPWARSAGGRCPLGSTPSAWGWGRVPTQMLMASLGATDEGVHADLLNSDDALTAQARQIACLRPQETLTLRGALITRP, encoded by the coding sequence GCTGATCCAGCGCACCGAGGACGGCGGCATTCCGATCGGATTCGGCCAACTCGGCGACATCGCCGTCCAGTTGTTGCTGCCGTTCCTCGCCGGGCAGATGCTTCGGCGCTGGATCTCCGACTGGCTCGGCCGACACCGCGCTGTGATCAGCGTCTGCGACCGGGCGTCGATTCCGCTGGTGGTCTACTCGGCGTTCAGCCGGGGCATGACCACCGGCATCTGGCAGCGCGTCTCACCGGCGCGGCCGGCGCTCCTCGGCACGCTGTGCGCCCTGCTGCTGGGTGTCGTCCTGCTCCTGGCCAACCGCTGTGCGCGCGTGTTGCGCCTGCCCCGCGGACCGGGTGACCGCGGTCCTCTGCGGTGCCACCAAGAGCCTGGCCAGCGGACTGCCCATGGCCTCCGTGCTGATTCCGGCGGGCCGGTCGCCGTGATCGTACTGCCCCTGATGCACACCCTTCAACGGCAGGCTGACTCCACGTTTTCCACGCCGTGGGCCCGGTCGGCAGGGGGGCGTTGTCCCCTTGGGTCGACGCCTTCGGCGTGGGGCTGGGGAAGGGTGCCGACCCAGATGCTGATGGCGTCGCTGGGGGCGACGGACGAGGGGGTCCACGCTGACCTTCTGAACAGCGATGACGCGCTGACCGCTCAAGCCCGCCAGATCGCGTGTCTCCGGCCGCAGGAGACCCTGACGCTCCGCGGAGCGTTGATTACTAGACCTTGA